Proteins encoded by one window of Rutidosis leptorrhynchoides isolate AG116_Rl617_1_P2 chromosome 7, CSIRO_AGI_Rlap_v1, whole genome shotgun sequence:
- the LOC139858084 gene encoding LOW QUALITY PROTEIN: uncharacterized protein (The sequence of the model RefSeq protein was modified relative to this genomic sequence to represent the inferred CDS: substituted 2 bases at 2 genomic stop codons) codes for MKVHDXELFFGCDITPPYIGSKIVQPPKPATFSDLAREFQTPSPXLAI; via the exons ATGAAGGTCCATGATTAAGAGTTGTTCTTCGGGTGTGATATTACCCCTCCTTACATCGGGTCGAAGATAGTTCAACCACCTAAGCCTGCAACTTTTTCCG ATCTAGCAAGAGAGTTCCAAACACCTTCACCATGATTAGCTATATAG